The following proteins are co-located in the Pleurocapsa minor HA4230-MV1 genome:
- a CDS encoding cytochrome d ubiquinol oxidase subunit II — protein sequence MNTDKIQHSSSHQFDHLLNSNPKSTSTNLHKYVWGLVGVVGLFFASFPIAYARVSQSENFDQQPVHSIDWDESQKANLVYPEPKPK from the coding sequence ATGAATACAGATAAAATTCAGCACTCATCATCCCACCAGTTCGATCATCTTTTAAACAGTAACCCAAAATCAACATCGACCAATTTACATAAGTATGTTTGGGGGTTAGTGGGAGTTGTCGGTTTATTTTTTGCTAGTTTTCCGATCGCTTATGCACGAGTGTCTCAGAGTGAAAATTTTGACCAACAGCCTGTCCACTCAATTGACTGGGATGAAAGTCAAAAAGCTAACCTAGTCTATCCAGAACCAAAGCCAAAATAG
- a CDS encoding nitrate reductase associated protein, whose protein sequence is MGNIQPQPQEAKSANYFQFEADFVGTLQCIPMLVRMKLDNCGVKLKLAHWNQFSQAERETLVNLPCTTPNQCQTYRKWLQNLIIAKTGQAAKELAIESNPLWLNETNIPDSVQTKAQEHHLSLSLEQWSNLNPAQRFALIKLSRPSHENKNFIPALQEFGILSTD, encoded by the coding sequence ATGGGAAATATTCAACCTCAACCACAAGAAGCAAAATCTGCCAATTATTTTCAGTTTGAAGCAGATTTTGTTGGCACTCTACAATGTATTCCGATGTTAGTCAGGATGAAGCTAGATAACTGTGGTGTCAAGCTCAAACTAGCCCACTGGAATCAATTTAGTCAGGCTGAACGCGAAACTTTAGTCAATTTACCCTGTACCACCCCTAATCAATGTCAGACGTACCGTAAATGGCTACAAAATTTAATTATTGCTAAAACTGGTCAAGCAGCTAAAGAACTGGCAATAGAATCCAATCCACTCTGGTTAAATGAGACAAATATTCCTGATAGTGTTCAAACTAAAGCACAAGAGCATCACCTATCGTTGTCTTTAGAGCAATGGTCTAATTTAAATCCAGCTCAACGCTTTGCTCTAATCAAGTTGAGTCGTCCTAGCCACGAAAATAAAAACTTTATTCCTGCACTTCAAGAGTTTGGTATCTTGTCAACTGATTGA
- the rodA gene encoding rod shape-determining protein RodA — protein MFTYLSSYKVIKSRLQPSKSNIVKSKFTSLKQRGWFLVSSWRSLDWLLLLSVITVTVFGGFAIYSTELAGKHNYSYQHWLFSAVGLIITLVIARWHYLILLRWHWLIYALTNISLIAVIFTGVSANGAQSWINIAGFNVQPSEFAKIAMVITLAALLHNQDGTNLKTILRTLAITAVPWGLVFIQPDLGTSLVFGAIVITMLYWANAKIGWLILLVSPLFSAILYNLYLPGWILWVLLVMAIAWLTLPNRIISTLSALIINLGAVELAIVFWNALKDYQKARLTLFLDPEQDPLGGGYHLIQSRIAIGAGGFWGKGWHQGTQTKLDFIPEQHTDFIFSAVGEQFGFIGCILLVSFFWLICVRLLWIAATAKDDFGSLLAIGTLAIIAFQIVINVSMTIGLTPITGIPLPWMSYGRSFLLTTFISIGLVESVANHREKVRGDR, from the coding sequence ATGTTCACCTATTTATCTAGTTATAAAGTGATTAAATCTCGTCTTCAACCCAGCAAATCAAATATTGTCAAGTCTAAATTTACATCCTTAAAACAACGGGGATGGTTTTTGGTCAGTTCTTGGCGATCGCTTGACTGGTTATTGCTGTTATCAGTCATCACCGTAACTGTATTCGGTGGATTTGCAATTTATAGTACCGAGTTGGCTGGAAAACATAACTACAGTTACCAACATTGGCTATTTAGCGCAGTGGGATTAATTATTACTTTGGTTATTGCTCGTTGGCATTATCTAATATTATTGCGTTGGCACTGGTTGATTTATGCTCTAACTAACATTTCTCTAATTGCCGTAATCTTTACAGGAGTATCGGCAAACGGGGCGCAAAGTTGGATTAACATTGCAGGTTTTAATGTTCAGCCTTCTGAGTTTGCCAAAATTGCGATGGTAATTACTTTAGCAGCTTTATTACATAATCAGGACGGTACGAATTTAAAAACTATCCTGCGAACTTTAGCCATTACTGCTGTTCCTTGGGGCTTAGTCTTTATCCAGCCTGATTTAGGTACTTCTCTTGTTTTTGGGGCGATCGTCATCACGATGCTGTATTGGGCAAATGCTAAAATAGGCTGGCTGATTTTGCTGGTTTCTCCACTGTTTTCAGCTATCCTTTATAATCTTTATCTTCCAGGCTGGATCCTTTGGGTTTTACTAGTGATGGCGATCGCCTGGTTAACTTTACCCAATAGAATTATTTCTACCCTTAGTGCTTTAATAATTAATTTAGGTGCGGTGGAGTTAGCTATTGTGTTCTGGAATGCCTTAAAAGACTATCAAAAAGCGCGATTAACTCTGTTTCTCGATCCCGAACAAGATCCTTTAGGTGGAGGATATCACTTGATTCAATCACGAATTGCGATCGGTGCGGGTGGATTCTGGGGCAAAGGATGGCATCAGGGGACTCAGACTAAGCTTGATTTTATTCCCGAACAGCATACTGATTTTATTTTTTCTGCCGTTGGCGAGCAATTCGGCTTTATTGGCTGTATCCTGCTCGTGTCATTTTTTTGGCTAATCTGCGTTCGTTTGCTTTGGATTGCAGCTACGGCAAAGGATGATTTTGGTTCTTTACTGGCGATCGGCACTCTAGCTATAATTGCCTTTCAAATTGTGATTAACGTTAGTATGACGATTGGATTAACACCGATTACTGGCATCCCTCTCCCTTGGATGAGCTACGGCAGATCTTTTCTGTTAACAACCTTTATCAGTATCGGTTTGGTTGAGTCTGTCGCTAACCATCGAGAAAAGGTGCGTGGCGATCGCTAG
- a CDS encoding WecB/TagA/CpsF family glycosyltransferase, whose translation MINLGKYSILGINVNAVDYESAVSTITDAAKNKQAFAVSALAVHGVMTGFLDSTHARRLNGLDLVVPDGQPVRWALSGIYKKQLPDRVYGPNLTLKVAESLAREGLSIYLYGSKKETLAKFARNLKRLYPGFKIAGMEESKFRRLSPDERLELVERIKASGASAVFLGLGCPRQETWAYEYRNLLNMPILAVGAAFDFHAGTLPQAPKWMQDVGLEWLFRLIQEPKRLWQRYAILNPLYVWHVLQQYLGLKKFVPSMPNGEEKIESYG comes from the coding sequence ATGATTAATTTAGGAAAATATTCAATCTTAGGAATTAACGTTAACGCAGTTGATTATGAGTCGGCAGTATCAACAATTACAGATGCTGCCAAAAATAAGCAAGCATTTGCAGTTAGCGCCTTGGCGGTACACGGGGTAATGACTGGTTTTTTAGATAGCACCCATGCTAGGCGATTGAATGGTCTCGATCTGGTAGTTCCTGATGGACAGCCTGTGCGCTGGGCATTGTCAGGGATTTACAAAAAGCAATTACCCGATCGCGTTTATGGGCCGAACTTGACTCTAAAAGTAGCAGAGTCTCTTGCTAGAGAAGGATTAAGCATTTATTTATACGGTAGCAAAAAAGAAACTTTAGCCAAGTTTGCGCGTAATTTAAAGCGGCTCTATCCTGGATTTAAGATTGCAGGCATGGAAGAATCTAAATTTAGAAGACTTTCCCCTGATGAACGTTTAGAGTTAGTTGAGAGAATTAAGGCTTCTGGTGCTAGTGCCGTTTTTCTCGGCTTAGGCTGTCCTCGACAGGAAACTTGGGCTTATGAATATCGTAACTTACTCAATATGCCAATTTTGGCAGTTGGCGCAGCTTTTGATTTTCATGCAGGAACTTTACCTCAAGCACCAAAATGGATGCAGGATGTGGGTTTAGAATGGCTGTTTCGTTTAATCCAAGAGCCGAAAAGGTTGTGGCAGCGTTATGCTATTTTGAATCCACTATATGTCTGGCACGTTTTACAGCAATATTTGGGCTTGAAGAAATTTGTGCCAAGTATGCCAAATGGTGAAGAAAAGATCGAATCTTATGGGTAG
- a CDS encoding NAD-dependent epimerase/dehydratase family protein → MGVAIITGSAGLIGSEAVRFFSSLGMDVVGIDNDMRKFFFGEEASTKWNRQRLEKEIDNYQHREVDIRDYDAIEEIFQHFGNDISLIIHTAAQPSHDWAAKDPFSDFTVNANGTLNLLQATREYCPDAVFIFTSTNKVYGDLPNSLPLKELDRRWEIDPAHEYAQGIPESMSIDQCKHSLFGASKVAADVLVQEYGRYFGIRTASFRGGCLTGPNHSGTELHGFLAYLVKCTAIAKPYTIYGYKGKQVRDNIHCSDLISAFYEFYKNPRVAEVYNIGGGKESNCSMLEAIAIAEELSGKKLDYSYTDTNRSGDHIWYVSDLAKFKSHYPDWSLKYDIKQILSEIYESGIERWN, encoded by the coding sequence ATGGGTGTAGCAATTATTACTGGTTCGGCTGGTTTGATCGGTTCGGAAGCCGTCAGATTCTTCAGTAGCTTGGGAATGGATGTTGTCGGTATAGATAATGATATGCGTAAGTTTTTCTTTGGCGAAGAAGCTTCAACTAAGTGGAATCGTCAAAGATTAGAAAAAGAGATTGATAACTATCAGCATCGTGAAGTTGATATCCGCGATTATGATGCGATCGAAGAAATATTTCAACACTTTGGTAATGACATATCGCTGATTATTCATACAGCAGCTCAACCATCTCATGATTGGGCTGCTAAAGATCCTTTTTCGGACTTTACAGTTAATGCTAATGGTACCTTAAATCTACTCCAGGCTACTCGTGAATATTGTCCTGATGCGGTTTTCATCTTTACTTCTACCAACAAGGTTTATGGAGATTTACCTAACTCCTTGCCTTTGAAAGAATTAGATCGACGCTGGGAAATCGATCCAGCTCATGAATATGCTCAGGGAATACCAGAAAGCATGAGTATCGATCAATGCAAACATTCTTTATTTGGAGCTTCTAAAGTTGCTGCTGACGTACTTGTACAAGAGTATGGGCGCTACTTTGGGATTCGTACTGCTTCGTTTAGAGGAGGATGTTTAACTGGGCCAAATCATTCAGGAACAGAATTACACGGATTTTTAGCATACCTAGTTAAGTGTACGGCGATCGCTAAGCCATATACCATTTATGGCTACAAGGGAAAACAGGTTCGCGATAATATCCACTGTTCAGATTTAATCTCTGCCTTTTATGAGTTTTATAAAAATCCTCGCGTAGCCGAAGTTTATAACATTGGTGGTGGCAAAGAAAGCAACTGCTCAATGCTTGAAGCGATCGCCATTGCTGAGGAACTTTCTGGTAAAAAATTAGATTATTCATATACAGATACTAATCGCAGTGGGGATCATATCTGGTACGTTAGTGATTTAGCCAAGTTTAAATCTCACTATCCAGATTGGTCACTTAAGTATGACATCAAACAAATTTTGTCAGAAATTTATGAAAGTGGTATAGAAAGATGGAATTAA
- a CDS encoding glycosyltransferase, with product MNMRVVENEIETLNNPQPTKIAICVITCFRPDGLKRLLNGVAKQKFTKNLAPDIKLVIVDNDAEGSARSVCDEFVAHHKIHLVYEIEKQRGIPFARNHSVDIAKNDVDFIAIMDDDEVPAENWLDELMTAQQEFSADILTGPVTPHFVEQPANWLESFFGADNLSNGQNLHHNYEYAYTSNLFAKAELFQHIRFDEQFRSNGADDTHLFMQVYQKGYKAIWAEKALVTEWLPTSRTNYKWLWQRAYRRGNGFAFCELVQNRSLGTRIQRFAKGSFRLVQGILTAAISFGRKAVFVKGIQTSFLGAGMITGSLGSEYQEYRTIHRV from the coding sequence ATGAACATGAGAGTCGTAGAGAACGAAATCGAAACCTTAAACAACCCCCAGCCTACTAAAATTGCTATTTGTGTAATTACCTGTTTCCGACCTGACGGACTCAAGAGATTACTAAATGGTGTAGCAAAACAAAAATTCACTAAAAATCTAGCACCAGATATCAAGCTTGTGATTGTGGATAATGATGCTGAAGGTTCTGCCCGAAGTGTTTGCGATGAATTTGTGGCTCATCACAAAATCCACCTAGTATACGAGATTGAAAAGCAAAGAGGCATTCCTTTCGCTCGCAATCATTCAGTAGATATAGCGAAGAATGATGTAGATTTTATTGCGATTATGGATGACGATGAAGTACCTGCTGAAAACTGGCTAGATGAATTGATGACAGCTCAACAGGAATTCTCTGCGGATATTCTAACAGGCCCCGTAACACCTCATTTTGTCGAGCAACCCGCCAATTGGCTCGAGAGCTTTTTTGGAGCTGACAATTTGTCTAATGGGCAAAATTTGCATCATAACTATGAATACGCCTATACTAGCAACCTTTTCGCTAAGGCAGAATTATTTCAGCATATTCGTTTTGATGAGCAGTTTCGTTCTAATGGTGCGGATGATACACATCTATTCATGCAGGTTTACCAGAAGGGATACAAGGCTATTTGGGCAGAGAAGGCTCTGGTGACAGAATGGCTCCCGACCAGTCGGACTAATTATAAATGGCTGTGGCAAAGAGCTTATCGTCGTGGAAATGGATTCGCCTTTTGTGAATTAGTTCAAAATCGCTCTCTAGGCACGAGAATTCAGCGATTTGCTAAAGGCAGTTTTCGCTTAGTTCAGGGCATATTAACGGCAGCTATATCTTTTGGTCGCAAGGCTGTCTTCGTCAAAGGCATTCAAACCTCATTTTTAGGGGCTGGTATGATTACGGGTAGTCTGGGTAGTGAATATCAAGAATATAGAACCATTCACCGTGTTTAA
- a CDS encoding glycosyltransferase, whose amino-acid sequence MSETTPPTKLSGLFIVWKKYQRRPEVLASLLNCELKFLPHLFPSKYLRPLDYLFKLAVNIKDILLKRPDFAIAQCPPTFSALPALITKTPYLIDAHNPLFQVKMWQKLPISQTILSNSLGIIVHNTEMFELVKGMYPATKLFTISDPIKAIAPSCPPKRLEKQILVIASFDPWDEPVELLIDSMKKLTEYNFVITADANKLNAATASSLQQLNNVSLTGFLATEDYHQVLCSSLAALVLTTSDATQPSGACEALSSDTQLVISRTSLTEKLFGEWAVLVDNNPQAIAQAIRSLSVQELDLAAYRQKWNMSVQQEITRLSKFIEQQHHKK is encoded by the coding sequence ATGTCAGAGACAACACCTCCAACAAAACTGAGTGGCTTATTTATTGTTTGGAAAAAATATCAGAGAAGACCAGAAGTTTTGGCTTCTCTTTTAAATTGTGAACTAAAATTTTTGCCTCATCTTTTTCCCAGTAAATATCTTAGACCTTTAGACTACCTATTCAAATTAGCAGTCAATATCAAAGACATTCTGCTGAAAAGACCTGATTTTGCGATCGCCCAATGTCCGCCAACTTTTAGCGCTCTACCCGCATTAATAACCAAAACTCCCTACCTTATTGATGCACATAACCCACTATTTCAAGTAAAAATGTGGCAAAAGTTACCTATTTCCCAGACTATTTTAAGCAACTCTCTCGGCATAATTGTGCATAACACCGAGATGTTTGAGCTAGTTAAGGGAATGTATCCTGCAACAAAGCTGTTTACAATTTCCGATCCCATTAAGGCGATCGCGCCTTCTTGTCCGCCAAAACGGCTAGAAAAGCAAATTTTGGTGATTGCCTCTTTCGATCCCTGGGATGAGCCTGTAGAGTTGCTAATCGACAGTATGAAAAAACTGACTGAATATAATTTTGTCATTACCGCTGATGCTAATAAACTTAATGCAGCAACCGCAAGCAGTCTACAGCAGTTAAACAACGTCAGTTTAACGGGTTTTTTGGCAACTGAAGATTATCACCAAGTTTTGTGTTCCAGCCTGGCTGCTTTAGTCCTAACTACCAGTGATGCTACCCAGCCGAGTGGTGCTTGTGAAGCTCTATCTTCTGATACTCAATTAGTGATTAGCCGAACTTCTCTAACGGAAAAACTATTTGGAGAATGGGCGGTATTGGTTGATAATAACCCTCAAGCGATCGCCCAAGCTATTCGCTCTTTATCAGTCCAAGAATTAGACCTAGCTGCCTATCGTCAAAAATGGAATATGTCAGTACAGCAAGAAATTACTCGACTTTCAAAGTTCATTGAGCAGCAGCACCACAAAAAGTAA